One stretch of Pseudomonas azotoformans DNA includes these proteins:
- a CDS encoding glycosyltransferase, which translates to MIGILIPVHNEEALLGDCLKAALIAASHPGLLGETVTVLVVLDSCSDASAAIAQAYPVQCLEAQVRNVGHVRGVGARHLLNQGARWISCTDADSRVAPDWLVAQLALDVDAVCGTVTVDAWSEGFDPAAQIRYLQGYEARDGHRHIHGANLGVSAGAYVRAGGFEPLACHEDVQLVRNLELCGASIAWSHGPQVITSARLDARAQGGFGDYLKSLMHTT; encoded by the coding sequence ATGATCGGCATTCTAATCCCGGTACATAACGAAGAGGCGTTGCTGGGCGACTGCCTGAAAGCCGCGTTGATCGCCGCCAGCCATCCTGGGCTGCTCGGCGAAACTGTGACTGTTCTGGTGGTGCTCGACAGCTGCAGCGATGCCAGCGCCGCCATTGCCCAGGCCTACCCGGTGCAGTGCCTGGAAGCCCAGGTACGCAACGTGGGGCATGTGCGTGGCGTGGGTGCGCGGCATTTGCTCAATCAGGGCGCACGCTGGATTTCCTGCACCGATGCCGACAGCCGGGTGGCCCCCGATTGGTTGGTGGCCCAATTGGCGCTGGACGTGGACGCCGTGTGCGGCACCGTGACGGTGGACGCGTGGAGCGAGGGTTTCGACCCCGCCGCGCAGATTCGCTACCTCCAGGGCTACGAGGCCCGCGACGGGCATCGGCATATCCACGGGGCCAACCTGGGGGTGAGTGCTGGTGCATATGTGCGCGCCGGTGGTTTCGAGCCGCTGGCGTGCCATGAGGATGTGCAATTGGTGCGCAACCTGGAGCTGTGCGGCGCCTCTATTGCCTGGAGCCACGGCCCGCAAGTGATCACCAGCGCGCGCCTGGACGCCCGCGCACAAGGCGGATTCGGCGATTACTTGAAGAGCCTGATGCACACCACCTGA
- a CDS encoding SAM-dependent methyltransferase: MSVATPYFDQLFANNDDPWAFRQRWYERRKRALTLAILTRPRYASVFEPGCANGELSFELAPRCDRLLCCDTAAAAVDLARTRLLGFPQAQVQQCRLPEQWPAGRFELIVLSEWCYYLDADDLGQLIDRVRTALTADGQLLACHWRPPIDGCPQTAEQVHSLLQQRLDMPRIASHHEHDFLLDLWSRDGTSVATLEGLR, translated from the coding sequence ATGAGTGTGGCCACGCCTTATTTCGACCAGCTGTTCGCCAATAACGATGATCCCTGGGCCTTTCGCCAACGTTGGTATGAGCGGCGCAAACGCGCACTCACCCTGGCGATCCTCACGCGGCCACGCTACGCCTCGGTGTTCGAACCCGGTTGCGCCAATGGCGAGCTGAGTTTCGAACTGGCACCGCGTTGTGACCGCCTGCTGTGCTGCGACACCGCTGCGGCCGCCGTGGACCTGGCGCGCACTCGCTTGCTGGGGTTCCCCCAGGCCCAGGTGCAGCAGTGCCGCTTGCCCGAACAGTGGCCTGCGGGCCGGTTCGAGCTGATCGTATTGAGCGAGTGGTGCTACTACCTCGACGCCGATGACCTGGGCCAATTGATCGATCGCGTGCGTACCGCGCTGACCGCCGACGGCCAACTGCTTGCCTGCCACTGGCGCCCACCTATCGACGGTTGCCCGCAAACGGCGGAACAGGTGCACAGCCTGCTTCAGCAACGCCTGGACATGCCCCGCATCGCCAGCCACCACGAACATGATTTCCTGCTCGACCTGTGGAGCCGCGACGGCACCTCGGTCGCCACCCTTGAGGGCTTGCGATGA
- a CDS encoding cytochrome P460 family protein: MKRLCMAALALASSTGAFADSASSPIYGVTIPDGYRQWELVAPAQEAAPFNELRVVLGNSAALKAYREGKLPFPDGTVLAKLAWKHEQSPDFKTASIPGAATTVQFMVKDSKKYASTGGWGFGRFVNGKPADEAQHQTCFACHQALVKDRDYVFTRLAP, from the coding sequence ATGAAGCGCCTGTGCATGGCCGCATTGGCCCTCGCGAGTTCGACCGGTGCCTTCGCCGACAGCGCATCCTCGCCGATCTACGGCGTGACCATCCCCGACGGCTACCGCCAATGGGAACTGGTGGCGCCGGCCCAGGAAGCCGCCCCGTTTAACGAGCTGCGCGTGGTGCTGGGCAACAGCGCTGCGCTCAAGGCTTACCGGGAGGGCAAGTTGCCGTTCCCGGATGGCACCGTTCTGGCCAAGTTGGCGTGGAAACACGAGCAGTCACCGGACTTCAAGACGGCGTCCATCCCTGGCGCGGCGACCACCGTGCAGTTCATGGTCAAGGACTCGAAAAAATACGCGTCCACTGGTGGCTGGGGGTTTGGACGCTTCGTCAATGGCAAACCCGCCGATGAAGCGCAGCATCAGACGTGTTTTGCCTGCCACCAGGCGTTGGTGAAAGACCGCGATTATGTCTTCACCAGGCTGGCACCCTGA
- a CDS encoding PIG-L deacetylase family protein produces MKLASLSDGRRGPAQVWNSAPQLAQIPPVNPSSLVPPGARVVIIAPHPGDEVLACGGLLQLLSTLEHPLQLISITDGSASHPGSNVWPASRLSVVRPQESAEALRRLGMPLHSLKWIRGGFCDNALAAREPQLSQFIARYLQPGDVVFSTWRNDGNDDHDAVGRASAKACSLVGAQLHELPIWAWHWPAREGAIIPWQRARKVRLDTWTVARKLHAAHAYASQLAGDPQIGLPPILAQVLLERMREPYEIVLS; encoded by the coding sequence ATGAAGCTTGCTTCCTTAAGCGACGGCCGCCGCGGCCCCGCGCAAGTCTGGAACAGCGCCCCGCAGTTGGCGCAAATCCCCCCTGTTAATCCGTCCTCACTGGTGCCGCCCGGCGCCCGCGTGGTGATCATCGCTCCTCATCCCGGCGATGAAGTGCTGGCCTGCGGCGGCTTGCTGCAATTGCTCAGCACGCTGGAACACCCGCTGCAACTGATCTCCATCACCGATGGCAGTGCCAGCCACCCGGGTTCCAACGTGTGGCCGGCGAGCCGCTTGAGCGTGGTTCGCCCCCAGGAAAGCGCCGAAGCTCTGCGCCGCCTGGGCATGCCGCTGCACAGCCTGAAATGGATTCGCGGCGGGTTTTGCGACAACGCCCTCGCCGCCCGCGAGCCGCAGCTGAGCCAATTCATAGCGCGTTACTTGCAGCCCGGCGATGTGGTGTTCAGCACCTGGCGCAACGATGGCAATGACGATCATGACGCGGTTGGCCGTGCCAGTGCCAAGGCGTGCAGCCTGGTGGGCGCGCAGCTGCATGAACTGCCGATCTGGGCCTGGCACTGGCCTGCCCGCGAAGGCGCGATCATCCCCTGGCAACGCGCGCGCAAGGTACGCCTGGACACCTGGACCGTGGCGCGCAAACTCCACGCCGCCCATGCCTATGCCAGCCAGTTGGCCGGGGACCCGCAGATCGGCCTGCCGCCGATACTGGCCCAGGTGCTGCTGGAGCGAATGCGCGAACCGTATGAGATCGTGCTGTCCTGA
- a CDS encoding amino acid permease, with protein sequence MKTTTPGLCEQPALQRTLSNRHIQLMAMGGAIGTGLFMGSGKIIALSGTSIILIYMIIGLFVYFVMRAMGELLLSNLNFKSFADFAGAYLGPRAAFFLGWSYWLSWSVAVVGDAVVVGGFFQYWFPDVPAWMPAVAMLLTLFALNVLTVRLFGEVEFWFAIIKIIAVVTLIGVSGVLIASSYVSPTGVTASLSHLLDKQAAFPNGLFGFFAGFQMAIFSFAGTELIGTAAAETRAPEKTLPKAINSIPLRIILFYVLALTCIIAVTSWQQVSPSKSPFVELFLVAGFPAAAGIVNFVVLTSAASSANSGVFSASRMLFGLADLGDAPGIFRRLSNSSVPFISLAFTSLLMLLGLVLLFVVPEVMTAFTIVSTVSAILVIFTWSTILASYIAYRKKRPDLHAQSTYKMPGGVPMAWFALAFLAFVLGLLALRPDTRLALCVMPAWFIWLGIAYQFSRFQGLPVQGR encoded by the coding sequence ATGAAAACAACCACGCCCGGGCTGTGTGAACAGCCTGCGTTGCAACGCACCCTGAGCAACCGCCATATCCAGTTGATGGCCATGGGCGGCGCGATCGGCACCGGCCTGTTCATGGGCTCCGGCAAGATCATCGCGCTGTCCGGCACCTCGATCATCCTGATCTACATGATCATCGGGCTCTTCGTGTACTTCGTGATGCGCGCCATGGGCGAGCTGCTGCTGTCCAACCTCAACTTCAAGAGTTTCGCCGACTTTGCCGGTGCTTACCTGGGGCCGCGTGCGGCGTTCTTTCTCGGCTGGTCTTACTGGTTGAGCTGGAGCGTCGCGGTGGTGGGGGACGCCGTTGTGGTCGGCGGTTTCTTCCAGTACTGGTTCCCCGATGTACCGGCCTGGATGCCGGCGGTGGCGATGTTGCTGACCCTGTTCGCGCTGAATGTGCTGACGGTCAGGCTGTTCGGCGAAGTGGAGTTCTGGTTCGCGATCATCAAGATCATCGCCGTGGTGACGTTGATCGGGGTGAGTGGGGTGCTGATCGCCAGTTCGTACGTCTCGCCCACCGGGGTCACCGCTTCGTTGAGCCACCTGCTGGATAAACAAGCGGCATTTCCCAACGGCCTGTTCGGCTTTTTTGCCGGGTTCCAGATGGCGATCTTTTCCTTCGCCGGCACCGAGTTGATCGGCACCGCCGCCGCCGAAACCCGTGCGCCGGAAAAGACCTTGCCCAAGGCGATCAACTCGATCCCGCTGCGCATCATCCTGTTCTACGTACTGGCCCTGACGTGCATCATCGCGGTGACCTCCTGGCAGCAGGTGTCACCGAGCAAGAGCCCGTTTGTCGAGTTGTTCCTGGTCGCCGGATTCCCCGCCGCAGCGGGTATCGTCAATTTCGTGGTGCTGACCTCGGCGGCGTCGTCTGCCAACAGCGGGGTGTTTTCCGCCAGCCGCATGTTGTTCGGCCTGGCCGACCTGGGTGATGCGCCAGGGATCTTCCGGCGCTTGTCGAACAGCAGCGTGCCGTTTATCAGCCTGGCGTTTACCAGCTTGCTGATGTTGCTGGGGCTGGTGTTGCTGTTTGTGGTGCCGGAGGTGATGACCGCCTTCACCATCGTGTCGACGGTGTCGGCGATCCTGGTGATCTTCACCTGGTCGACCATCCTCGCGTCCTACATCGCCTATCGCAAAAAACGCCCGGACCTGCACGCCCAATCCACCTACAAGATGCCCGGTGGTGTGCCGATGGCCTGGTTTGCCCTGGCGTTTCTCGCCTTTGTGCTGGGCCTGCTGGCGTTGCGGCCGGATACACGCCTGGCGCTGTGTGTGATGCCGGCCTGGTTCATCTGGCTGGGAATTGCCTATCAGTTTTCGCGCTTTCAGGGTCTGCCCGTTCAAGGTCGTTGA
- a CDS encoding autotransporter family protein — protein MRARTLSWLYLIVMAVCPPASYGACTINNGAGDDTSTCDSGTAPGFTDNAGNNTLNITATGRVTGNVSFGAGNDLVDVNGPSAGIDGNLNQGDGANIFRLNLGSVTGSVTQGAGADVVQITGGQVGAISQGGSIDSYAQSGGTVASLAQGDGLDTFRMSGGTITGAFEDGDDAAMTGGTIGRVDMKLDNNLFDMSGGRIIGNLVTGFGNDTILISGTAFVGGNISVSGGDDQVTVSGGEVNGQILLSFGNDHFIWTGGNLHSFVLMGAGDDTALLQNLTSAQLAAAQLVDGGPGNDKLNLDNSKAGDPGLLPNWEAIQLDNGSELTLRGTTLKLGDSGSGTGTLGLDGTSKLLVGTGVIEAFTAGQLVTVSNSGVIDMTTGSSSTSDSLTIRGSYTGNGGRLALQSVLGGDGSASDKLVIDQGAIGGNTTISVTNLGGAGAATLQDGIQVVQALNGATGSAGAFTLARPVSAGAYDYRLFKGGVTAGTAEHYYLRSTVPVQTPGPVIIIPLPGPVEPPLPPNPGTEPIPIYREEVPIYAALFPAADQIVRATLGTYHERMGDQGRQQNDNRPEGWGRIYGSSSRQGFAGTVSPTLDSTLKGFQVGSDVYTTTDDRGHTQRVGLFVGHSTLKGNVQGFNGGWQDRDAGKTTLRAESLGGYWTFIGANRAYLDLVLMGSRFNGNNESDRGVKMKTRGHNITASAEVGWPFQLSQDWTVEPQAQLIVGKTRLDSQNDGISDVKYDADTSVISRLGLRLRGDYNIHGMAWQPYARANVWHASAGDNSVIYNHTTRIDTEQKSTTLEVSLGATLQVAPDVSLYGQVGYNRNLDSNTYNGREGTVGLRVAF, from the coding sequence ATGCGCGCACGGACACTCTCCTGGTTGTACCTGATCGTCATGGCGGTGTGCCCGCCGGCCTCTTATGGGGCCTGCACCATCAACAATGGCGCCGGCGATGACACCTCCACCTGTGACAGCGGCACGGCGCCGGGCTTTACCGATAACGCGGGTAACAACACACTGAATATCACCGCGACAGGCCGGGTGACCGGCAATGTGAGCTTTGGCGCAGGCAATGATCTGGTCGATGTAAATGGGCCAAGCGCCGGGATTGACGGGAACCTCAACCAGGGCGATGGCGCGAATATCTTTCGGCTGAACCTGGGCAGTGTTACCGGTTCCGTCACTCAGGGCGCAGGCGCGGATGTAGTGCAAATTACCGGCGGTCAGGTTGGCGCTATCAGCCAGGGAGGCAGTATCGACAGCTATGCCCAGAGCGGCGGCACTGTAGCGTCCCTGGCTCAAGGCGACGGCCTGGATACCTTCAGAATGAGCGGTGGCACCATCACCGGCGCCTTCGAAGACGGCGACGACGCCGCAATGACCGGCGGCACCATCGGCCGCGTCGACATGAAACTCGACAACAACCTGTTTGATATGTCGGGAGGCCGCATCATCGGCAACCTGGTCACCGGCTTCGGCAACGACACCATCCTGATCTCGGGCACGGCGTTTGTGGGCGGCAATATCAGTGTCAGTGGCGGTGATGATCAGGTGACCGTCTCGGGTGGTGAGGTGAACGGGCAGATCCTGCTCAGTTTCGGCAACGACCACTTCATCTGGACCGGCGGCAACCTGCACTCGTTTGTGCTGATGGGTGCGGGGGATGACACGGCACTGCTGCAGAACCTGACGAGCGCTCAATTGGCGGCAGCGCAACTGGTGGACGGCGGCCCAGGCAACGACAAGCTCAACCTGGACAACAGCAAGGCTGGGGACCCGGGCCTGTTGCCCAACTGGGAAGCCATTCAACTGGACAACGGTTCCGAGCTGACCCTGCGCGGTACGACGCTCAAGCTGGGTGACAGCGGCTCCGGTACCGGTACGCTGGGGCTGGATGGCACGAGCAAGCTGTTGGTCGGTACAGGCGTCATCGAAGCCTTTACCGCCGGCCAGTTGGTGACAGTCAGCAACAGCGGCGTGATCGACATGACCACGGGCAGCTCCAGCACCAGCGACTCATTGACCATCAGGGGCAGTTACACCGGCAATGGTGGACGCCTTGCGCTGCAAAGTGTTTTGGGCGGCGACGGCTCAGCCAGCGACAAACTGGTGATTGACCAAGGTGCCATTGGGGGCAATACAACGATCAGCGTGACCAACCTGGGGGGTGCAGGCGCAGCCACGTTGCAGGATGGTATTCAGGTGGTACAAGCCCTTAACGGCGCCACCGGCAGTGCCGGTGCGTTCACCCTGGCCCGCCCGGTGTCCGCCGGCGCGTACGACTATCGCTTGTTCAAGGGCGGCGTAACGGCGGGCACGGCAGAGCATTACTACCTGCGTTCCACGGTACCGGTGCAAACGCCAGGCCCCGTGATCATCATACCTTTGCCTGGCCCGGTGGAGCCTCCCCTGCCCCCTAACCCAGGGACCGAGCCGATCCCCATCTACCGCGAGGAAGTGCCGATCTATGCCGCACTGTTCCCGGCTGCCGACCAGATCGTGCGCGCCACGCTGGGCACTTATCACGAGCGCATGGGCGACCAGGGCCGACAACAGAACGATAATCGCCCGGAGGGCTGGGGCCGAATCTACGGCAGCAGTAGCCGCCAAGGGTTCGCCGGCACGGTGAGCCCGACGCTGGACAGCACGCTCAAGGGCTTCCAGGTGGGCAGTGATGTCTACACCACCACCGACGACCGCGGGCATACCCAGCGCGTTGGGCTGTTTGTGGGCCACAGCACCCTTAAAGGCAACGTCCAGGGCTTCAACGGTGGCTGGCAAGACCGGGATGCCGGCAAAACCACCTTGCGCGCAGAAAGCCTGGGGGGTTACTGGACATTCATCGGTGCCAATCGGGCGTATCTGGACCTGGTATTGATGGGCAGCCGTTTCAATGGCAACAACGAATCGGACCGTGGCGTGAAGATGAAAACCCGTGGGCATAACATCACCGCATCCGCTGAAGTCGGCTGGCCATTCCAGCTCAGCCAGGACTGGACGGTGGAGCCGCAAGCTCAATTGATCGTCGGCAAGACACGGCTCGACAGCCAGAACGACGGCATTTCCGACGTCAAGTACGACGCCGATACCAGCGTCATCTCCCGTCTGGGCTTAAGGCTGCGAGGCGACTACAACATCCATGGCATGGCGTGGCAGCCCTATGCGCGCGCGAACGTCTGGCATGCCAGCGCCGGGGATAACAGTGTGATTTACAACCACACGACCCGGATCGATACCGAGCAGAAATCCACCACCCTTGAAGTCAGCCTGGGCGCCACCTTGCAGGTAGCGCCCGATGTGAGCCTGTATGGCCAAGTCGGCTACAACCGCAATCTGGACAGCAACACCTACAACGGCCGCGAAGGCACTGTGGGTCTGAGGGTGGCGTTCTAG
- a CDS encoding histone deacetylase family protein, with protein MLTVFSEAHRLHHGTELKDGVLKPSFEQPSRADTVRDRVRQVGLGDIITPRRFDRACYVAAHSERYVAFLETAWAEWTAIGRSHDALPLVWPVRDLANQQVPAFIDGKLGFYAMDAGSPITRTTWQAVKTSADIALTGLALLDEGHHSAFALCRPPGHHAAREYMGGYCYLNNAAIAAQHAITQGAKRVAVLDVDFHHGNGTQNIFYDRPDVMFISLHGDPAVSYPYFSGASSERGVGAGEGFNLNYPLPKNTTWANYRTALLDACQQLRRFAPEVLVISLGVDTFKDDPISHFLLDSDDFLGMGEIIASVGVPTLFVMEGGYMVDEIGINAVNVLHGFERHSQ; from the coding sequence ATGTTGACTGTTTTCAGCGAAGCCCACCGTTTGCACCATGGCACCGAACTCAAGGACGGTGTGCTCAAACCCTCGTTCGAACAACCCAGCCGCGCCGACACCGTGCGTGATCGCGTGCGGCAGGTCGGCCTGGGCGACATCATCACCCCGCGCCGCTTCGACCGCGCCTGTTACGTCGCCGCCCACAGCGAGCGCTACGTGGCGTTCCTGGAAACCGCCTGGGCCGAATGGACCGCCATCGGCCGCAGCCATGACGCCTTGCCCCTGGTGTGGCCGGTACGCGACCTGGCCAACCAGCAGGTGCCGGCGTTCATCGACGGCAAGCTCGGTTTTTACGCGATGGACGCCGGTTCGCCGATTACCCGCACCACCTGGCAGGCGGTGAAGACCAGCGCCGACATCGCACTGACCGGCCTGGCGTTGCTCGACGAAGGCCATCACAGCGCCTTTGCCCTGTGCCGCCCACCGGGCCATCACGCGGCCCGTGAATACATGGGCGGTTACTGCTACCTCAACAACGCCGCGATTGCCGCACAGCACGCCATCACCCAGGGCGCCAAGCGCGTGGCGGTGCTGGATGTGGATTTTCACCATGGCAATGGCACCCAGAACATTTTCTACGACCGCCCGGACGTGATGTTCATATCCCTGCATGGCGACCCGGCGGTGTCCTACCCGTATTTTTCCGGTGCCAGCAGCGAGCGCGGCGTCGGCGCTGGGGAGGGCTTCAACCTGAACTACCCGTTGCCGAAAAACACCACCTGGGCCAATTACCGCACCGCCCTGCTAGACGCCTGCCAGCAACTGCGCCGCTTTGCGCCTGAAGTGTTGGTGATCTCCCTGGGCGTCGACACCTTCAAGGACGACCCCATCAGCCACTTCCTCCTCGACAGCGACGACTTCCTCGGCATGGGCGAGATCATCGCCAGCGTCGGCGTGCCCACGCTGTTCGTGATGGAAGGCGGCTACATGGTCGACGAGATCGGCATCAATGCGGTCAACGTGCTGCACGGTTTCGAACGCCACAGCCAATAA
- a CDS encoding Lrp/AsnC family transcriptional regulator: MKNKTKQVVLDDTDLAILALLQQDASISNAQLSERLSLSLTPCWRRRKRLEEEGVIKDYQANLDRKMLGLDILAFVHVRFAIHTDHAPDAFEAVVKELPQVLSCHKITGDADYLLQVLAEDLDSYSEFVESVLRRQLGIASIQSSLALREVKATSRVAIPQRE; this comes from the coding sequence ATGAAAAATAAAACCAAACAGGTCGTTCTTGATGATACCGATCTCGCCATCCTCGCCCTGCTGCAGCAGGACGCCAGTATTTCCAACGCTCAGCTGAGTGAGCGCCTGTCCCTGAGCCTCACGCCCTGCTGGCGCCGGCGCAAACGCCTGGAAGAAGAAGGCGTGATCAAGGACTACCAGGCCAACCTCGACCGCAAGATGCTCGGGCTGGACATCCTGGCGTTCGTGCATGTGCGTTTTGCGATTCATACCGACCATGCGCCGGATGCCTTCGAGGCGGTGGTGAAAGAACTGCCACAGGTGTTGTCGTGCCACAAGATCACCGGGGATGCCGATTATTTGTTGCAGGTACTGGCCGAAGACCTGGACAGCTACAGCGAGTTTGTCGAGAGCGTGTTGCGGCGGCAGTTGGGGATTGCCTCGATACAGTCGAGCCTGGCGCTGAGGGAGGTCAAGGCGACGAGTCGGGTGGCGATTCCACAGCGCGAATAA
- a CDS encoding alpha/beta fold hydrolase, with translation MHAQLNRRTKPLFLAFAIAQFGLLGMAHAEMPETPSKAVGSAQSAFGALKHVKAGLLDVAYAEVGPATGPVVILLHGWPYDIDSYAEVAPRLAAKGYRVLIPYARGYGDTHFLSDKTLRNGQPAALASDVIDFMDALKIQQAVLGGYDWGARSADIVSALWPERVKALVSVSGYLIGNQAAGKNPLPPKAELQWWYQFYFATERGAAGYQKNTHDFARLIWQLASPQWKFDDATFDRSAKGLENPDHVAITVFNYRWRLGLVQGETKYDPLEQKLAQAPSIGVPTITLEGDANGAPHPQPEDYAKRFTGKYEFRLIKGGIGHNLPQEAPEAFAKAVIDADHL, from the coding sequence ATGCACGCTCAGTTGAACCGCCGCACGAAACCACTTTTCCTGGCCTTTGCCATCGCGCAATTCGGCCTGCTGGGCATGGCCCACGCAGAAATGCCCGAAACCCCGAGCAAGGCAGTCGGCAGCGCGCAAAGCGCCTTCGGTGCCCTCAAGCACGTCAAGGCCGGGCTGCTGGACGTGGCCTACGCCGAAGTCGGCCCCGCCACCGGCCCTGTGGTGATCCTGCTGCATGGCTGGCCCTACGACATCGACAGCTACGCCGAGGTCGCGCCGCGGCTGGCAGCCAAGGGCTATCGCGTGTTGATCCCTTACGCACGGGGTTATGGCGACACCCATTTCCTTTCGGATAAAACCCTGCGCAACGGCCAACCGGCCGCGCTGGCCAGTGATGTGATCGACTTCATGGACGCGTTGAAGATCCAGCAAGCGGTGCTCGGTGGCTATGACTGGGGCGCACGCTCGGCGGATATCGTGTCGGCATTGTGGCCGGAGCGGGTCAAGGCGCTGGTGTCGGTCAGCGGTTACCTGATCGGCAACCAGGCGGCCGGCAAGAACCCACTGCCGCCCAAGGCTGAGTTGCAATGGTGGTACCAGTTCTACTTCGCCACCGAACGCGGCGCCGCCGGCTACCAGAAAAACACCCACGACTTCGCCAGGCTGATCTGGCAACTGGCCTCGCCGCAGTGGAAGTTCGATGACGCCACGTTCGACCGCAGCGCCAAAGGCCTGGAGAACCCGGATCACGTAGCGATCACTGTGTTCAACTACCGCTGGCGGTTGGGCCTGGTGCAGGGTGAAACGAAATACGACCCGCTGGAGCAGAAACTCGCCCAGGCGCCGTCCATTGGCGTACCGACCATCACCCTCGAAGGCGACGCCAACGGCGCCCCGCACCCGCAGCCGGAGGACTACGCCAAGCGCTTTACCGGCAAGTACGAGTTCCGCCTGATCAAGGGTGGCATTGGCCACAACCTGCCGCAGGAAGCGCCCGAGGCATTTGCCAAGGCGGTCATCGATGCGGATCACCTGTGA